From the genome of Solibacillus sp. FSL H8-0538:
TGCGGTGATGTATGCTGTACAGTTGTTTCTTGTGCCATTTCTGCAGGTTCTACCGTTGTTACCGCAATTTCGGTTTGCCCGGCCTGTTCTACAGTTAATTGTCCAATATGAATTGTTGAATTTTCAATTGTTACGTGCTTTACTTGCACATCATTTAAAGGCTCCGAATGTTCCACAACTTCTTCGGCTAAAATCGGTGGCTTGTCGCTATTTTCATAAAAAATCGGGTCACCCTGCGCTGGATCTTGATGGCTATTTTCCACGTCTTCTAAGTCCAAATAGGAAATGACTTTTACATTTGTTTCTTCAGCCGCCAGTTCTTCCTCTACATAAGTTTGTTCTGCCTTTGCTTCATCAACAACTATTTCAACAAATTGTTCAGGCGCAGCTATTTCTATTTGTGAGGTCAAGAGTTGTTCGACTACTTTGGCTTCTGCTGCTATCATTGGAACTTCCGGAACTGCTTCTGCTTGTTTGACTTGTAGTGGTGTAACATTCGTTTCATCCACTGTTATTGTCTCTTTGCCCTGTACTGTATGTATTTCTTCAATGCCCTCTTTTTTCATGAGCTTTTCAATTGGTGTCGGCTTGTTGAAACCATGCACGGGTGATGGAACGTGTGTCGGAACAAATTTTTTGCGATTTGCTAAAGGATTAATAAATTCTTGATTCACGTTACGATTTTCGCGCATTGGATTTTTCGTTAGCATTACCCTTTCCTCAGGAGTCACCTGTGCGGCACGCTCTTTTACATGGCTGCTACGAATGACATTGGAATGACCTCTACCTTTTTGACGACGCTCTAGTAATTCACGAATACCGGAAACCTCAACATCATAAACTGAAGACTGATTGTTTTGTTGCAAATGCTTCGGGAGTTCAAATACATGATTGTCATTGAGTACATCACCTTGTTGCGCTACCCCTGATTTCGACGGCACTGGCTTTGTTACGGTATTTTCATCTGTAATTAATGGGAAGCGGAAAGATGATTTTCTAGCACCGCTCTCTTGCTCGACATCCAACTCGCGGTGGTCATAATTCGGTTCCCCCTGTGCCTCGTACATCTCTTCAATTTCATCTATATTTTCTTTATCAAATAATTTAGTTAACTGTTTTTTTATCCAACTCATAATCATTCACTTCTTTCCTAAAACATGACCATTTTATTATATGACACTTAATGGTACTTATCCGCATAAAGTTGGCAATCTTTTTAAAATCGCGCTGTTAAAACGCTATTGTTTTATAATTAGCCAATACAACCTTGCTAAAGGCCAACACGATGTTGGTCATTGGGGCGATGTCGTATGGAACGGGTGTTTTGCCAGTCACTCGCTATATATGGCATGGTTGAAATAAGTTATCACTTCTAATTTTTATTTCCTTAAAAACAACAATGTTAATTAACATAGCATTTTAAATAGTTCGTTACTTTCTATGCATCAAAAGCATATCATATTTGCCAAGCTTTATGTCAGTAACCGCATATGTTTTCACAATAAAAAAAGCTAGTATAAGATAAACTTTCATCTCATACTAGCCTACTTGAATTATCGAGTTGGAATTTCGAACGCAGTACCTGCCTCAGCAGTTTCTTCTAGTACTAAAATCCCTTTTTCAGATGGTGCATTTGGGATCTCTAACTCACGTGCAGAACATAACATCCCGAATGAATCGACGCCGCGTAAGTTACCCGCTTTAATTAATAAACCCGATGGCATTACTGCACCGATTTTTGCGACAACAACTTTTTGTCCTGCATCAACATTTGGTGCGCCACAAACGATTTGTACTGTTTCTTCGCCAATGTTGACTTTACACACGCTTAATTTGTCAGCATTTGGATGCTTTTCTTTTTCTTCTACGTAACCTACTACAAATTTTGGTGAGAAGTCAACGTCTAATGATAACCCTGCATTATTCTCATTAATTGCTGCTTCTAGCTTTTCAACTAGTACAGGTGTAACTTCTACGTTACCTGCTACGTCTAGTTCAACGTATTTGCTAGCATTAAACAGATTAAACGCTTTTACTTCACCCGTTGAAGCTTCTTTAAGAATTGCGAAGTCACCTACGCGCTCTACTTCTGTTGTTACGATTGCTTCCGTTGCTAATTGGACTAATAGGACATCGCCTACATATTGTTTGTTATACGCTACATTCATTGTTCATCTTGCTCCTTCTTAACTTTGTTTTTCGCTAATATAAAAATGGGTTCGAATTCGCCGTTTTCGTATACGAAAGAAAGCGACGTAATCGGCACAGCTCCGACAGTAAAGAAATGCATAGTCATCTGCGCTAATACATCATACCCTACTTCGTTGCGAATATCACCAATAATTAACACATCCTGATGCGGTACAGAAACGGTCATATCCCCTTCAATTTGAGCCGCCATTTCCTTTAGGAATGTATCATTTAGAATGCGACTCGCATCATACCCATCATTATGATTGAGAAAATAAAAAACATTGCCGCGCACTTCATCACGCTTCGTAACTGTCGGTAACTTCTTCACTGAAAAACGTGCAGCTTCACGAATTTGGTCGGCTGTGACATTTAGCTTTGGTAACATTGATTCGTCGATTAAGCGATATGTCGTGCCAAGATCAAGCGCGTAAAAAATGCGTGTTTCTGCTGTATGATCGGTTGTAACGAACACATGCCCTTCATTTGACTGTTGCGGGAATGACGTTGAACGAATAATCGGATACATGAGCGAAAGGTCCACAAACCCTTCAGACTGCTCACGCGCCATCGCTCGAAATGTTTGCTCAATTGTGTAAACAACCTCTTCAATGGCAGCTTCTTTTTTCGTTGTATATTTCGCCAAAATTTCAGGGAGTGAAATATCCATACCCTGCCCCAGTGTTTTATGATCAAGACGAACTTTATCTGTCTTCTCGTCAAAAGACCAATCAAATAGTTCCTCGCCAAGGCGTTTTTTTAACTCTGCAACTAATTGCGGTGATTCCATTTGTGTCACTCCTTTTCTAGACATTAGAAAAACGGCCCACATAAGTGAACCGTATAAAAGCTATTGCTATTGTATTTTATTGTATCAAAAATTCGTAGTAATTGTAGTAAATGGCACTTAAATGCTACTTAGAAATGTGTACAGAACGAACGATTTCCATCATTTCAGCAAGCTTGGCATCAATCTTTTTATCGGCAGATAGTGTCGTCATCTTCACACCACCGATACTCACTACTAATTCGTACTGTTCTTCGGAATGCTTTACAACCGCTGAAAAACCAAAAGCCCCATTTGTTTCAAATGTTTGCTCCTGAATAACACCATGTGCTGTATCACTCATTAAAATTTCGTAAAGAAGTTTGCTATCTTGATTTTCATTTGTATTAACGAATAAAATGTATGAATCTTTTTCTTTCGTTAAAGTAAAGTTCAGTTCATCTAGTCCTTGTTCAATTGTAAAGCCCTTTGGCAAATATAAATCAATATTGGCAATTGTTTTATTCGATGCTACAGGTGTTTCTTCAAAAGTTGTTTGTGCACTTGCAATCCCGATCGACACTTGCTCTTCGACCGATTTCCCACAACCTGCTAAGCTTAGTATAGCAAGTCCGATTAATATTCCATGAATCCATTTACGATTCATCTTATTCCCCCACTTTCTTTACCACAATTTATTTTAAAAGGTGCTACAGGTAGTTGCAAATGACTTGACTTCCATGTTATACAAATTCAAAAATTTAGCTTCATAATTTACGGTTATTTTCTAAGCGGTGTTTTTACCAGCCACCCACTCTGCAAGGAACGGGTGTAGTTAGTTTTTACTACTAATCTTAATTTTACAAAAAACACAATATTATTTATCAGAACCATTTTCTAAAAACAGTACTTGTCCTAGAAGCAGTTTGACAATGTGCTCGAACATTTCTTTACGGTCAATAAGTCCATTAGTAAATATGCCAATTGCACCTGAATGCTGACGAATATTTTCTTTATGTGTAAACGCGTCCATTACAGGGCCAAGCTCTTTTCCCGCGCGTAGTTGAACTGCAATTTCTTCGGGTAATATAAACTGTGCACCCGCTGCGCTAATAACCGTACCATCTTTTAATGCAACGGCGCCCCAATTACAACAGTACATTTGCCCGTCAACTTCGTGCACGCCACCTTCTAATCCGAAATTTAAATCAGCTGCCGTAGCTGTCAAAGTATGATTCGCACGATTAATCGCACCTTGTCTCGTTTCATACTGAGTAGATGGTTGCGCTGATACGCCGGATGTCACATCGCAATGTACGAATTCCACATTTTCATAATAAGCTCGGAGGATCTTTTCTACGGCTGCGGTTTTTGCCTTATTATGCGTTCCAATTGCTACTAACAAATTGATCATCTCCCCTATAATCCCTAATTATTATAAGTCATTCTTATTCGCCATGTGAATAGTAAAAAAAGGTACACTGGGCAGCAACAAAAAGAAAGAGCTAATACTCCCCTAAAAATACCTTAGTTTACGATTATCAGTTAGTTGATTATGTATTCATCACTTTGTACTAGCGCACATACATTGCGCTGAATAACATGGTTTCTACCATTATACTAAAATACAGTAAATGCAGGTGCTGGGCCCCATGATTTCAAATTCAAAAACCCTTAACCTAAGTCCATACATTGCGATTTTGAGATCGTTATGCCAAAAGATCACATGCTTCGCCAAATCAATGAACTTGTTGAGTTTCCGTTTATTTTAGAAGAGTTAAAAACAAACAATTATTTAGACAATGGACGGAACGCGATTCCCCCTATTGGTGTTTTTAAGTACTTATTATTAAAGGCGATTTATGATGTTCCAGACGTTGATTTATTTGGGCTACTCAATTAGAAAGCAATCCCACCTAACTTAGAACCCCAACACCCTATCCAAAACGTAGAGAAATCCGGACAACTCTCGCTAAATAACTGTCGACATTCACAGTCCATTAACGAAAGCGCCGGATTTCTCACAACTAAAAAGCAATAATTATTTAATTACACATTTGAACGGATGGATTCAATTGTTGAACGGTCCGCGGATTTTACTAATTTCACAAGTAATTCTTTTGCCGCAGCGTAGTCGTCTACGTGAATCATTGACGCGGATGTATGAATATAACGCGAGCAAATTCCGATTACCGCTGATGGAATACCGTCATTTTGCGTGTGTACTTTCCCAGCATCTGTCCCACCTGGTGATACGAAATATTGATACGGGATATTGTTTGATTCTGCTGTATCTAAAATAAATTCACGCATACCTCGGTGTGTCACCATCGTACGGTCAAAAATACGCAGTAACGGACCCTGCCCTAGCTGACCGAATTCATTTTTGTCGCCGGATGTATCATTTGCTGGTGAAGCATCCAGTGCGAAAAATAAATCCGGCTGAATCATGTTCGCAGACACAGCCGCTCCGCGCAGGCCAACTTCTTCCATTACGTTAGCTCCTGAGTATAGGTGGCTTGCCAGTTTTTCATCTTTTAACTCTTTTAATAGCTCAATTGCAAGACCACAGCCGTACCGGTTATCCCATGCTTTGGCCATAATCTTTTTCGGATTGGCCATTGGAGTAAATGGGCAAATAGGTATGATGGATTGGCCCGGACGAACACCCATCGCTTGTGCATCTTCTTTTGAATCTGCCCCAATATCAATGAGCATATTTTTCATTTCCATTGGCTTCGCGCGTTCTGCATCTGTTAGTAAGTGCGGCGGGATTGAAGCAATTACACCTGGAATTTCACGATCTTTTGTATAAACCGTCACGCGCTGTGCAAGCATTACTTGGTTCCACCAACCGCCAAGTGTTTGGAAACGAATCATTCCATTATCAGTAATTGAAGTAACCATGAATGCCACTTCGTCCATATGACCCGCGACTAAAATTTTTGGGGCATTTGCCTCTTCCGCTTTACGTACACCAAAAATCCCGCCAAGACGATCTTGTACAATTTCATCTGCGTATTTTTCTAATTCAGTGCTCATAAAGCTACGGACAGCACGTTCATTGCCTGGTGCACCTGGTAATTCAGTTAACGTTTTAAACATTTCTAATGTTTCTTTATTCACGTAAGACACCCCGTTATTTATAATATTCTGCCATCTTATTATACCATATTCTTCAATCGGTATTTCGCAAATCGAATTTCTCCTTTTTACACAAAATTCGATGTATGTTAAAGTAAAAATAAGTACAAGGGAGGGAAATACTATGAAATTAAAAGAT
Proteins encoded in this window:
- the ytpR gene encoding YtpR family tRNA-binding protein; this translates as MNVAYNKQYVGDVLLVQLATEAIVTTEVERVGDFAILKEASTGEVKAFNLFNASKYVELDVAGNVEVTPVLVEKLEAAINENNAGLSLDVDFSPKFVVGYVEEKEKHPNADKLSVCKVNIGEETVQIVCGAPNVDAGQKVVVAKIGAVMPSGLLIKAGNLRGVDSFGMLCSARELEIPNAPSEKGILVLEETAEAGTAFEIPTR
- a CDS encoding DUF1444 domain-containing protein; translation: MESPQLVAELKKRLGEELFDWSFDEKTDKVRLDHKTLGQGMDISLPEILAKYTTKKEAAIEEVVYTIEQTFRAMAREQSEGFVDLSLMYPIIRSTSFPQQSNEGHVFVTTDHTAETRIFYALDLGTTYRLIDESMLPKLNVTADQIREAARFSVKKLPTVTKRDEVRGNVFYFLNHNDGYDASRILNDTFLKEMAAQIEGDMTVSVPHQDVLIIGDIRNEVGYDVLAQMTMHFFTVGAVPITSLSFVYENGEFEPIFILAKNKVKKEQDEQ
- a CDS encoding DUF84 family protein — its product is MLVAIGTHNKAKTAAVEKILRAYYENVEFVHCDVTSGVSAQPSTQYETRQGAINRANHTLTATAADLNFGLEGGVHEVDGQMYCCNWGAVALKDGTVISAAGAQFILPEEIAVQLRAGKELGPVMDAFTHKENIRQHSGAIGIFTNGLIDRKEMFEHIVKLLLGQVLFLENGSDK
- a CDS encoding M42 family metallopeptidase, encoding MNKETLEMFKTLTELPGAPGNERAVRSFMSTELEKYADEIVQDRLGGIFGVRKAEEANAPKILVAGHMDEVAFMVTSITDNGMIRFQTLGGWWNQVMLAQRVTVYTKDREIPGVIASIPPHLLTDAERAKPMEMKNMLIDIGADSKEDAQAMGVRPGQSIIPICPFTPMANPKKIMAKAWDNRYGCGLAIELLKELKDEKLASHLYSGANVMEEVGLRGAAVSANMIQPDLFFALDASPANDTSGDKNEFGQLGQGPLLRIFDRTMVTHRGMREFILDTAESNNIPYQYFVSPGGTDAGKVHTQNDGIPSAVIGICSRYIHTSASMIHVDDYAAAKELLVKLVKSADRSTIESIRSNV